A DNA window from Loxodonta africana isolate mLoxAfr1 chromosome 7, mLoxAfr1.hap2, whole genome shotgun sequence contains the following coding sequences:
- the LOC100665767 gene encoding olfactory receptor 8K3-like: protein MEKHNLTVLNEFILTGITDRPELQAPLFGLFLIVYMISVVGNVGIIILTKIDSKLQTPMYFFLRHLAITDLGYSTAVGPKMLVNFIVNENTISYYFCATQLAFFIVFITSELFILSAMSYDCYVAICNPLLYTVIMSQRACWVLVAITYLYSTYVSFLISIKIFSLSFCGYNVNSHFYCDIPPLFSLVCSNTHEIELIILILSTFDLISSLLIVLVAYLLVFVAIHRMNSAEGRHKAFSTCGYHLTVVVVFYGTLIFIYMQPKSSHSFDTDKVASIFCTLVIPMLNPLIYSLRNKDIKYALHRIWKKICNICSIL from the coding sequence ATGGAGAAACACAATCTAACAGTGCTGAACGAATTCATTCTGACGGGAATCACAGACCGCCCAGAGCTGCAGGCTCCATTGTTCGGGCTGTTCCTCATCGTTTACATGATCTCAGTGGTGGGCAACGtgggcatcatcatcctcaccaagatCGACTCCAAGCTACAaactcccatgtactttttcctcagacacctggctatcactgatcttgGTTATTCAACAGCTGTGGGACCCAAAATGTTAGTCAATTTTATTGTGAACGAGAACACTatctcctattatttttgtgctaCACAGCTAGCTTTCTTTATTGTGTTCATAACTAGTGAGCTTTTCATTCTGTCAGCAATGTCTTACgactgctatgtggccatctgtaaccctctgctctacacagtcaTCATGTCACAAAGGGCATGTTGGGTGCTGGTAGCAATCACCTATCTCTACAGCACATATGTTTCTTTTCTCATCAGCATAAAGATTTTTAGTTTATCCTTCTGTGGCTACAATGTCAACAGTCATTTCTACTGTGACATTccccccttgttctctttggtCTGCTCAAACACACATGAAATTGAACTGATTATTCTCATCTTATCAACTTTTGATTTGATTTCATCCCTCCTAATAGTTCTTGTAGCTTACCTACTTGTTTTTGTAGCCATTCACAGGATGAACTCAGCTGAGGGCaggcacaaggccttctccacctgtggataCCACCTGACCGTGGTGGTCgtgttctatgggactttaatctttatataCATGCAGCCCAAGTCCAGTCATTCCTTTGACACTGATAAAGTGGCTTCCATATTTTGCACTCTGGTTATtcccatgttgaatcccttgattTATAGCTTGAGGAACAAAGACATAAAATATGCCctacatagaatatggaaaaaaatatgtaataTCTGTTCCATACTTTGA